In one window of Flavobacteriales bacterium DNA:
- a CDS encoding PKD domain-containing protein has protein sequence MAKTFDNGAVFVGQQEVHGAAPVDGCDVLMMKVDSCGELLFYKSIGLQHKHSDGGRSVKEISNNNLLVAGFYMFGKETGSVTVFDANGNYLWSRMYDDVHFFTDAIETSTGDIIATGYSNGNKAVIFKFDNLGNLIWKKEINNPGMSSRGYSVAEFSDGNYCFVWYALNPTSDINVTALDANGNTVWAKSYGLGPDIPIYREWEANAIVDPTDNTVLITTATTKLGNGTETDPDILLFKIDHQGSILWSSTYGNTGDDDQPKKMSFDSQRNEILLSGKSNHTTVGISLIEPMTGDNALILRLNNNGGLISTNVYGGAGTDKMSKVVAYNGFYLAAMDGLNSLGSDEFDPFILKLDTNLTTSCQNKTYAINSQAVTPVVVDLNYNMIDYNGQRRISTPSVGDMNGHFETICQSCEPYFEIIGDNTICPDDSILLVKKDGCTSFFTVNGAIENEDTLIFTYPEGGQYQITVEHECVEAPFQYDVFVSDPQANFDWEDRCLYDSIAFQDQSITNFGIINQWSWDFDDQNSSSTAQHPFHLFNSDGAHNVSLIVTTDYGCKDTVENTITAHPVPRPILITKNECLYDSVQFRDSSTINAPSNISSTYVSYGDGSPIDNNLNPTHQYNASGNYTVLYTTVSNEGCVNDTSFLIEIYPLPIANFTNTTVCENQPPTAFNNISTISQGSIVEWQWDFDVNYNNNTSSFPNPTHTYITNGTYNVELVVTSDQGCLDTITRTVNVLAKPTNLFVSNITEACNPLCVEFYDYTQSNSTSSNLIWQWNFSNGETSFEQNPSKCFYNTSNTADSSIHVELITLNELGCYDSLYIEDYLWIWHNPISDFSVVPDLVNVYESEVYFNNHSIGANHYAWDFGDATYDIDFEPYHTYSDTGNYTIQLIVETNHACLDTSYNPVRVDPVTSIYMPNTFSPNGDGVNDTFFFKNYAFKEEGLVFRVFDKWGTLLYTTNQFKPWDGTYRGAVVQQDTYVWTLTCFDFFGIEHNYKGHVNLIK, from the coding sequence ATGGCCAAAACGTTTGATAACGGAGCGGTGTTTGTTGGACAACAAGAAGTTCACGGAGCTGCACCAGTAGATGGTTGTGATGTTTTAATGATGAAAGTAGACAGTTGTGGCGAACTATTATTCTATAAGTCAATAGGGCTGCAACACAAACACTCAGATGGAGGAAGAAGTGTAAAAGAAATTTCCAACAATAATTTACTTGTAGCTGGTTTCTATATGTTTGGTAAGGAAACGGGGAGTGTTACTGTTTTTGATGCCAACGGAAATTATCTCTGGTCAAGAATGTATGATGATGTTCACTTCTTTACAGATGCTATAGAAACCTCAACAGGAGACATTATTGCTACAGGATATAGTAATGGAAATAAAGCAGTCATTTTTAAATTTGATAACCTTGGTAATTTAATTTGGAAAAAAGAAATCAACAATCCTGGTATGAGTTCTAGAGGTTATAGCGTTGCTGAGTTTTCCGATGGGAATTATTGTTTTGTTTGGTATGCATTAAACCCTACTTCAGATATCAATGTTACTGCTCTCGACGCCAATGGAAATACTGTATGGGCCAAAAGTTATGGGCTTGGGCCCGATATACCAATATACAGAGAATGGGAAGCCAATGCTATAGTTGATCCTACAGATAATACTGTTTTGATCACAACGGCAACAACAAAACTAGGAAATGGGACAGAAACAGACCCTGATATTCTCTTGTTTAAAATTGATCATCAAGGCAGCATCTTATGGTCATCTACCTATGGAAATACAGGTGATGATGACCAACCGAAGAAAATGAGTTTTGATAGTCAACGTAATGAAATTTTATTAAGTGGTAAATCTAATCATACTACAGTTGGAATTTCATTAATTGAGCCAATGACAGGCGATAATGCCCTAATTTTAAGACTAAACAATAATGGTGGATTAATTAGTACTAATGTATATGGAGGTGCAGGTACAGATAAAATGTCAAAAGTGGTCGCATACAATGGATTTTACCTTGCAGCAATGGATGGTCTAAATTCTCTTGGGTCTGATGAATTTGATCCTTTTATCCTAAAATTAGATACCAACTTGACCACCAGCTGTCAAAATAAAACGTATGCCATCAACTCACAAGCTGTAACACCTGTAGTAGTCGACCTAAACTACAACATGATTGATTATAATGGACAAAGAAGAATTTCTACACCAAGTGTGGGAGATATGAATGGTCACTTCGAAACAATTTGTCAATCATGTGAACCTTATTTTGAAATTATTGGAGACAATACGATATGCCCAGATGATTCCATTCTATTAGTAAAAAAAGACGGTTGTACCTCTTTCTTTACTGTTAATGGCGCCATTGAAAATGAAGATACTTTAATTTTTACCTACCCTGAAGGAGGACAGTACCAAATTACTGTTGAACATGAATGTGTAGAAGCTCCCTTTCAATATGATGTCTTTGTTTCTGATCCTCAAGCTAATTTTGACTGGGAAGATCGATGTTTATACGATTCTATAGCTTTTCAAGACCAATCCATTACCAACTTCGGAATAATCAACCAATGGTCATGGGATTTTGATGATCAAAACAGCAGCAGCACGGCACAACATCCTTTTCATTTATTCAACTCAGACGGAGCTCATAATGTATCATTAATTGTTACCACAGATTACGGTTGTAAAGATACAGTTGAAAATACAATTACTGCACACCCAGTTCCTCGACCTATATTGATAACAAAAAACGAATGTTTATACGATAGTGTTCAATTTAGAGATTCCTCTACTATTAATGCCCCAAGTAACATTTCTAGCACCTATGTTTCTTATGGTGATGGCTCTCCTATTGACAATAACCTAAACCCCACACACCAATACAATGCTTCAGGAAATTATACAGTATTGTATACCACTGTTTCTAACGAAGGTTGTGTAAACGATACCAGTTTTCTTATCGAAATATATCCATTACCAATAGCCAATTTCACCAATACAACAGTATGCGAAAATCAACCACCAACAGCCTTTAATAATATTTCAACAATTTCGCAAGGATCAATTGTTGAATGGCAGTGGGATTTTGATGTAAACTACAACAATAACACCTCTAGTTTTCCCAACCCTACACACACTTATATCACTAATGGAACTTACAATGTTGAGCTTGTTGTAACATCAGATCAAGGCTGTTTAGATACCATTACAAGAACTGTAAATGTACTCGCTAAACCAACTAATCTTTTTGTGAGTAATATTACAGAAGCCTGTAACCCCCTATGCGTTGAATTCTACGATTATACACAGTCCAATTCTACCAGTTCTAACCTAATTTGGCAATGGAATTTTTCAAATGGAGAGACATCGTTTGAGCAAAATCCTTCAAAATGTTTCTATAACACAAGCAATACTGCAGACTCTTCGATTCATGTCGAGCTAATTACCCTCAATGAATTAGGGTGCTATGACAGTCTCTACATTGAAGATTACCTATGGATCTGGCATAACCCAATTTCTGATTTTAGCGTTGTTCCCGACCTTGTTAATGTATACGAATCGGAAGTTTATTTTAACAATCATTCTATTGGAGCAAATCATTATGCTTGGGATTTTGGAGATGCTACTTACGACATCGATTTTGAACCTTATCATACCTATAGTGACACCGGAAACTATACCATTCAGTTAATTGTCGAAACCAATCATGCTTGCTTAGACACGAGCTATAACCCTGTTAGAGTAGATCCCGTTACCAGTATATATATGCCCAATACTTTCTCTCCAAATGGGGATGGTGTTAATGATACTTTCTTCTTTAAGAATTATGCATTCAAAGAAGAAGGGTTAGTATTTAGAGTTTTTGACAAATGGGGAACCTTGTTGTATACTACGAATCAATTCAAGCCGTGGGATGGCACTTATAGAGGAGCAGTAGTTCAACAAGACACCTATGTATGGACCTTAACTTGTTTTGATTTCTTTGGGATAGAACATAATTATAAAGGTCACGTTAATTTAATTAAATAA
- a CDS encoding T9SS type A sorting domain-containing protein yields MKVLTLIIAIFIGCMNIHAQCSFTATGVALDCSGNSGEIEITPTGGTAPYTYSIDNGVTFQTDSIFSGLTGGTYTVILVDDNNCTSQMDIDVPGSLSVYVLNTVEDCTNQSGNFEIIASGGTGTYSYSIDNGNNFSNITTYPNLVGGTYNIVVEDADGCTATATENVAYPLEITDVTVTPSCSGQNTGQIVITAANGIGNYSYSFNGGGNFNNINQAENLSPGDFDLVLQDNFGCVVDTTVTINENPAIVPTTVETPVSCDGVTLGSIVVTLATPGTYDFSIDGGTSFQSGPDYTNTSLTSGNYILQIQDSYGCQETVNFFIDEQEIEDSIIKQNEFCGTANGEINVVAYIGEAPFEYSIDNGINFGANNVFSGLPAGTYYVHARDAVGCVKKDTVQIGNFGGIEGVGSEEDTICVGSNSSVSVNHNGGTGVTYEWDNGLSSQQTNVVAPVVTTDYSVIITDIYGCKDTAYTRIVVDEVPNLTVSQNQLLACIGDELQITASGADRYEWSTGDTTASVTIEVEGVTTYSVIGKIGNCLDEETINVIIKPMPTVVIDANKTSINTHDSIFFYSSGSVGSNYNWDFKDGYHSTLSNPYHKFDFPGAYQVELTVEMGSCEATDSILVYVGTVAIDEIDQQNIVVYPNPAKDFVNIKIESQGILFLTAMNGKLIQKTNLIKGINKIQTSSFPKGVYFLTIQSKNWQKKIKLIKT; encoded by the coding sequence ATGAAAGTTTTAACCTTAATCATAGCCATCTTTATCGGATGTATGAATATTCATGCACAATGTTCATTTACCGCCACTGGTGTTGCATTAGATTGCAGTGGTAACAGTGGTGAAATAGAAATCACCCCAACTGGCGGGACAGCTCCCTATACCTACAGTATCGATAATGGTGTTACCTTTCAAACGGATTCAATTTTTAGTGGCTTAACTGGAGGAACTTATACTGTTATTCTTGTTGATGATAATAATTGTACCAGTCAAATGGACATTGACGTTCCAGGATCCTTATCGGTATATGTTTTAAATACGGTAGAAGATTGTACCAATCAATCAGGAAATTTTGAAATTATTGCAAGTGGAGGAACAGGAACTTATTCTTATAGTATCGACAATGGCAATAACTTTTCTAATATAACCACCTACCCCAACTTAGTTGGAGGCACCTATAATATTGTAGTCGAAGATGCTGATGGATGTACTGCAACTGCTACAGAAAATGTTGCTTATCCTTTAGAAATAACGGATGTAACCGTTACTCCATCTTGTAGTGGGCAAAATACAGGACAAATTGTTATTACAGCTGCTAATGGAATTGGGAACTACAGTTATAGCTTTAATGGAGGAGGAAATTTTAATAACATCAATCAAGCTGAAAACTTATCTCCTGGAGATTTTGATCTCGTTTTACAAGATAATTTTGGATGTGTAGTAGATACAACAGTTACTATAAACGAAAATCCAGCTATTGTACCTACAACAGTTGAAACACCTGTCTCTTGTGATGGAGTGACCTTGGGATCAATAGTGGTAACCTTAGCTACACCTGGAACTTATGACTTTTCAATTGATGGGGGTACTTCTTTTCAATCGGGACCAGACTACACAAACACCAGCCTAACTTCTGGAAATTATATTCTGCAAATACAAGATAGTTATGGTTGTCAAGAAACGGTAAATTTCTTTATTGACGAGCAAGAAATTGAAGATTCTATCATTAAGCAAAATGAATTTTGTGGAACAGCCAATGGCGAAATCAATGTAGTAGCTTATATTGGTGAAGCTCCTTTTGAATACAGCATTGATAATGGAATTAATTTTGGAGCAAACAATGTCTTTTCTGGATTACCTGCTGGTACTTATTATGTCCATGCTAGAGATGCTGTTGGCTGTGTAAAAAAAGATACTGTTCAAATTGGAAACTTCGGAGGAATAGAAGGCGTTGGCTCAGAAGAAGACACCATCTGTGTTGGAAGCAACAGTTCGGTCTCAGTCAATCATAATGGAGGAACAGGTGTTACCTATGAATGGGATAATGGACTTTCAAGTCAACAAACCAATGTTGTAGCTCCTGTTGTAACTACCGATTACTCAGTAATTATTACCGATATCTATGGTTGTAAAGACACTGCATATACACGTATTGTGGTAGATGAAGTTCCCAACCTTACAGTTAGCCAAAACCAACTATTAGCATGCATAGGAGATGAACTACAAATAACTGCCTCAGGAGCAGACAGGTATGAATGGAGCACTGGAGATACAACTGCTTCGGTCACTATTGAAGTAGAAGGGGTTACCACCTACAGTGTAATAGGGAAGATTGGAAATTGTTTGGACGAAGAAACCATTAATGTCATCATCAAGCCTATGCCTACTGTAGTTATTGATGCAAATAAAACAAGCATCAACACCCATGACTCCATTTTCTTCTACAGTAGTGGATCTGTAGGTTCTAACTACAATTGGGACTTTAAAGATGGTTATCATTCTACCTTATCTAACCCTTATCATAAGTTTGATTTCCCTGGAGCATATCAGGTTGAATTAACAGTCGAAATGGGAAGTTGCGAAGCCACCGATTCTATTTTGGTTTATGTTGGAACTGTTGCTATCGATGAAATCGATCAACAAAATATTGTTGTATATCCAAATCCCGCTAAAGACTTTGTTAATATTAAAATAGAAAGTCAAGGCATCTTATTCCTAACAGCAATGAATGGAAAACTAATTCAAAAAACGAATCTAATCAAGGGGATTAACAAGATCCAAACTTCATCCTTTCCTAAAGGTGTTTATTTTCTCACAATACAATCTAAGAATTGGCAGAAAAAAATAAAACTGATTAAAACGTAA
- a CDS encoding T9SS type A sorting domain-containing protein encodes MNKIIPFLFLLVSFDYYAQCNGPIDLDVVVDYADCSDPNSGVITLLTQDIDSVTFSIDGVNFVNTPQFSNLGPGVYNFTINDTTGCSRTATETIPNPLAVDFVTTTTSCNSINTGSIQAGGADGFPIYQYSFNGGLTYDTSSLHDQIGPGTYHVYIKDNYDCEVDTMITVDAFPTISPTITPTNEQCNGSGPGSVDITFTDGATYDFSLNNGPSSSGTTYNNASLNAGYYVIDITDQNGCTSPFQFQVGADLVDDSVNINHEYCHYGNGDIEVFGFLGVAPYEYSIDNGTTYLPSGAFNNLSAGQHVVLIKDATGCVKTDSIYVTNFGGIVTTPSADDTVCLGSSSIVSVSHNAGVNASYQWNNGLSNIQSHTVTPTTTTTYSVIVTDSYGCEDTSATTIYVEITPSVSLSQSQLQACIGDSIQLTAYGATNYIWSTGDTTDVMNYVAIGNETITVTGYNGQCSNNEQMVIVIKPSPTAVASSNSSSINTGDSIFFSSAGSVTSTTTWDFGDGFSSQESAPYHHFNFPGAYYVILTAEMGGCEDQDTILVYVGTVSITEQDQNQILLYPNPAKDYVNIQLDSNAGFKLIDLYGKLVKQQILTQGTNQVSIQDLPRGVYVGIIETEETYKELKLIIQ; translated from the coding sequence ATGAATAAAATCATACCTTTTCTTTTTCTTTTAGTAAGCTTCGACTATTATGCCCAATGCAATGGGCCAATAGACCTTGATGTAGTGGTTGATTATGCCGATTGTAGTGACCCTAACTCTGGTGTTATTACCCTATTGACACAAGACATAGACTCGGTTACATTTAGTATCGATGGTGTTAACTTTGTAAATACGCCACAGTTTTCAAACTTAGGGCCTGGAGTTTATAACTTTACAATAAATGATACAACAGGGTGTTCAAGAACGGCAACCGAAACAATTCCTAATCCATTGGCTGTCGATTTTGTTACGACAACAACTTCTTGTAACAGTATAAATACTGGATCAATTCAAGCTGGAGGAGCAGATGGTTTTCCTATTTACCAATATAGTTTTAATGGAGGATTAACCTATGATACTTCTAGCTTACACGATCAAATTGGGCCTGGAACTTATCATGTTTACATCAAAGATAATTATGATTGTGAAGTAGACACAATGATAACAGTAGATGCTTTTCCAACAATATCCCCTACGATTACACCTACCAATGAACAATGTAACGGAAGTGGTCCTGGGAGTGTTGACATTACCTTTACGGACGGTGCTACCTATGATTTTTCATTAAATAATGGTCCTTCAAGTAGTGGAACTACCTACAACAATGCAAGCCTTAATGCAGGATACTATGTCATCGACATTACTGATCAAAATGGTTGTACCTCCCCTTTTCAATTTCAGGTTGGAGCAGACTTAGTTGATGACTCCGTAAATATAAACCATGAATATTGTCATTATGGAAATGGAGATATAGAAGTATTTGGATTTCTTGGAGTTGCTCCTTATGAATATAGTATTGATAATGGAACCACCTATCTACCTTCAGGAGCTTTCAACAACTTAAGCGCTGGTCAACATGTTGTATTGATTAAAGATGCTACTGGCTGTGTAAAAACAGATTCTATTTATGTTACAAATTTTGGAGGAATTGTTACCACTCCATCAGCAGATGATACCGTATGCTTAGGAAGCAGTTCCATTGTTTCTGTTTCTCATAACGCAGGTGTAAATGCTTCCTACCAATGGAACAATGGACTAAGTAATATACAAAGCCACACAGTTACGCCCACCACCACTACCACCTACTCTGTAATAGTAACAGATAGTTATGGTTGTGAAGACACTTCAGCAACAACAATATATGTTGAAATTACACCTAGTGTATCCCTTAGTCAAAGTCAATTACAAGCCTGTATTGGAGACAGTATACAACTAACGGCTTATGGCGCAACAAATTATATTTGGAGTACTGGAGACACAACTGATGTAATGAATTATGTAGCTATAGGAAATGAAACCATAACAGTTACCGGATACAATGGTCAATGCTCTAATAACGAGCAAATGGTCATAGTTATCAAACCTTCCCCTACAGCTGTTGCTTCTTCTAATTCCTCAAGTATCAATACCGGAGATTCCATTTTTTTCTCTAGTGCTGGTTCTGTAACTTCAACCACAACTTGGGATTTTGGTGATGGCTTTTCATCACAAGAATCAGCTCCCTATCATCATTTTAATTTTCCAGGAGCATATTATGTCATTTTAACTGCAGAAATGGGGGGATGCGAAGATCAAGATACCATTCTTGTCTATGTTGGAACAGTATCAATTACTGAACAAGATCAAAACCAAATTTTATTATACCCTAACCCTGCCAAAGACTATGTAAATATTCAATTGGATAGCAATGCCGGGTTCAAACTAATTGACCTCTATGGAAAACTTGTAAAACAACAAATATTAACCCAAGGAACGAATCAAGTATCAATTCAAGATCTTCCGAGAGGAGTATATGTAGGAATAATTGAAACTGAAGAGACTTATAAGGAGCTTAAGCTCATCATTCAGTAA
- a CDS encoding stage II sporulation protein M: MSKQAKNDPDEMSRLFVEITDDLAYARTHYSKRSVRVYLNSLAQQIFHSIYKKKREPLSRLWHFWTTDLPLEMYRSRKALLAAFLVLAIGMLIGIVSTIDDPDFLGAVIGYDYVDVTEDNIRNGKPMDIYGSGTEMDSFIGIAMNNLRVALLTFVLGLFFSIGSGIFLFFNGIMVGAFQWFFKVRGLLMTSFLTIWIHGAFEIPAIVLAGAAGITMGNGLVFPKTLTRLQSLSISAKRGIKIMIGIIPIIIIAAFIEGYATRHTVIQIAGGSAQSEWPDWIKWVIIMGSFGFMVLYFVIYPFMVARKTNFKEKIIEHPVYIPRKELTFFKIRDFGELFTDAVLLFSKKIGENLKILLITVPLFTIGTIYFYNNDIYGNAELDWFQNMEMAFSMDGNNFSILYFSILVITMSLSIAYNFYAIYNTANVNIPLKDKRTFFIKAFVKTLPVSLFLLFFFRTLPLGITLLSVFIAPFIIMPLTHGILENTGFFKGVQKGLYFAKKSWGNTLGISSAFLLLIFLIVFLPFLLEVGNPIELILGMVLDWFLLPLADEYFLVKNCIWAVFYFSFFSVIINIFFTSYSITYYSIKEQEEATALKKQVETFGTKSKTYESEDEGEF; this comes from the coding sequence ATGTCGAAACAAGCAAAAAACGACCCTGATGAGATGAGTCGATTGTTTGTTGAAATAACCGATGATTTAGCTTATGCTCGTACACACTACTCTAAAAGAAGCGTTCGGGTATATTTGAATTCATTGGCTCAACAAATTTTTCATTCTATTTACAAAAAGAAAAGAGAACCGCTTTCACGTTTATGGCATTTTTGGACTACTGACCTTCCGTTAGAGATGTATCGTTCCCGAAAAGCTTTATTAGCGGCATTCTTGGTCTTAGCTATTGGAATGCTCATTGGTATTGTATCGACCATAGACGACCCCGATTTTTTAGGGGCAGTTATTGGCTACGATTATGTTGATGTAACTGAAGATAACATAAGAAATGGAAAACCGATGGATATCTACGGTTCTGGTACCGAAATGGATTCTTTTATTGGAATAGCTATGAATAATCTTCGAGTGGCTTTATTGACATTTGTTTTAGGGTTATTCTTCTCAATTGGTTCTGGAATATTTTTATTCTTTAATGGGATAATGGTAGGTGCTTTTCAGTGGTTTTTTAAAGTTAGAGGTTTATTAATGACATCTTTCTTAACGATATGGATACATGGGGCTTTTGAAATACCTGCAATTGTACTTGCAGGAGCAGCTGGAATAACAATGGGTAATGGTCTGGTCTTTCCTAAAACATTAACAAGGCTACAATCACTTTCAATATCAGCCAAAAGAGGCATAAAAATCATGATAGGTATCATTCCAATTATCATTATTGCTGCTTTTATTGAAGGTTATGCCACTAGACATACCGTAATTCAAATTGCGGGAGGAAGTGCTCAATCGGAATGGCCAGATTGGATTAAATGGGTTATTATTATGGGTTCTTTTGGTTTTATGGTACTCTATTTTGTGATCTACCCTTTTATGGTTGCTAGAAAAACCAACTTTAAAGAAAAAATCATAGAACATCCTGTTTATATCCCACGTAAAGAACTTACCTTTTTTAAGATCAGAGACTTTGGAGAATTGTTTACAGACGCAGTATTATTATTTAGCAAAAAGATAGGAGAAAACCTTAAAATATTACTCATCACAGTTCCGCTTTTTACAATTGGAACCATTTATTTTTATAATAATGATATTTATGGAAATGCAGAACTAGATTGGTTTCAAAATATGGAAATGGCTTTTTCTATGGATGGAAATAACTTCTCAATTCTTTACTTTTCAATACTGGTTATCACCATGTCACTTAGTATTGCTTATAATTTTTATGCCATTTACAATACAGCTAATGTTAACATCCCCTTGAAAGACAAAAGAACCTTTTTTATAAAAGCATTTGTAAAAACATTACCTGTTTCGCTCTTTTTGCTGTTCTTTTTCAGAACACTTCCTCTAGGCATAACCTTACTCAGTGTTTTTATTGCACCATTCATCATCATGCCATTAACTCATGGTATTTTGGAAAACACTGGTTTCTTTAAGGGCGTGCAAAAAGGATTGTATTTTGCAAAAAAATCATGGGGAAACACCTTAGGTATTTCTTCAGCATTTTTATTACTCATCTTTTTAATTGTGTTTCTGCCTTTTCTTTTGGAAGTAGGTAACCCAATTGAATTGATATTAGGAATGGTATTAGATTGGTTCTTGCTCCCACTAGCTGATGAATATTTTTTAGTAAAAAATTGTATTTGGGCTGTTTTCTATTTTAGCTTTTTTAGTGTTATCATCAATATATTCTTTACAAGCTATAGCATTACTTATTATAGTATTAAAGAACAAGAAGAAGCTACAGCTCTAAAAAAACAAGTCGAAACATTTGGAACAAAAAGTAAAACATACGAATCAGAAGACGAAGGCGAATTCTAG